GGAAAGTCTTTATAAAGTTCTTCTTGGGTCTTTATAAATTCCTTTGAAATTTCCTCATTATCATATGTCGTAAAATTATATGTAGAATATATCTTGTTATTATCAATATAATCTGTTTTAAAATAATGCTCCGGATGATCAGGATTAGTATCAAAAATAATAAACTCTGGTTTTATTCTTAGTCTCTTAAGCGCTTCTTTTAATGTCTCTTTATGMAGMGTTGTTGCTTCATTAACATAAATAACAGCAGAATTCGATCCTCTAAATCTTTCAAAATCTCTTATTTTATCACCACCATATAAATTAACCCTTAAAGAATYAATTTCAAAATATGACGTATTTGAATATTTGGGAACAAAAGGTATTTTAAGCATATTAGCAAGTTTTTTAAACTGGCCTGTAACATTAATTTCTAATGCCTTCTGTGAGTTGCCTAATATAAAATTATTGGTATCTTGACTATAAATATGCCTATTTTTAAGTAAAGTTTTTAAGAATAAATAACAAGCCAAAAATGTTTTACCACTTGCAATTCCACCTGATAAAATAACTTTGCTTTGATTATTCTTTTCAATATCATTTAACACCTTACGTTGTTTTTTATTTAAGAACTTATTTTCAAATCTTTTAAAATCAACAACTACTGATTTTGGCTTCATAAAAGACGCAATATCAATACCAAAATCACGCTTATACTCTCTTTGCAGAGACTTAAAA
The nucleotide sequence above comes from Borrelia hispanica CRI. Encoded proteins:
- a CDS encoding PBSX family phage terminase large subunit translates to MDIYSSSIFKSLQREYKRDFGIDIASFMKPKSVVVDFKRFENKFLNKKQRKVLNDIEKNNQSKVILSGGIASGKTFLACYLFLKTLLKNRHIYSQDTNNFILGNSQKALEINVTGQFKKLANMLKIPFVPKYSNTSYFEIBSLRVNLYGGDKIRDFERFRGSNSAVIYVNEATTLHKETLKEALKRLRIKPEFIIFDTNPDHPEHYFKTDYIDNNKIYSTYNFTTYDNEEISKEFIKTQEELYKDFPTYKASVLLGEWVANNDAIFRNINIIEDYEFKSPIAYLDPAYSSGGDNTSLCVLEKVSDKYYAFIFQEQKPAVDPYIMNTIKVIMGNLNVNTLYIEDRDDIKGAGSLTREYVRLRDNMPNYFRIAPTRPKTNKHSRIVSLLTPFTYNKMHLLDYSSRSAFSDIYSYNGDGKVHDDALDALSAAYLIMSLNYRDRIRHFTKFTFI